A portion of the Esox lucius isolate fEsoLuc1 chromosome 20, fEsoLuc1.pri, whole genome shotgun sequence genome contains these proteins:
- the syngap1b gene encoding synaptic Ras GTPase activating protein 1b isoform X2 → MLDQEEVHPLLMRERRSESHRNKLLRRTVSVPVEGRHHPEMENARTRRKSIANVKQPSMETPPTAPPQPFRQSSFLSRRLKGSIKRAKSQPKLDRTSSFRHMILPRFRSADQDRTRLMQSFKESHSHESLLSPSSAAEALDLTLDEDAIIKPVHSSILGQEYCFEVTTASGTKCFACRSAAERDKWIENLQRAVKPNKDNSRRVDNVLKLWIIEARELPAKKRYYCELCLDDMLYARTTSKPRTDTVFWGEHFEFNNLPAVRNLRLHLYKETDKKRRKEKSTYLGLVSIPISSITGRQFVEQWYPVIQPSVLAKGQVGGKIINASLRLKSRYQTMSILPMELYKEFAEYVTNNYRTLCAVLEPLLSVKSKEEVACALVHILQSTGKAKDFLSDMAMCEVDRFIDREHLIFRENTLATKAIEEYLKLIGHKYLKDAIGEFIRALYESEENCEVDPMRTPPSVLPDHQANLRMCCELALCKIVNSHCVFPRELKEVFASWRVRCAERGREDIADRLISGSLFLRFLCPAVMSPSLFNLTQEYPDEQTSRTLTLIAKVVQNLANFSKFGSKEEYMCFMNEFLEMEWGSMQQFLYEISNLDSVSNAGGFEGYIDLGRELSILHSLLWEVMAQLSKSSNPNPQDAIIKLGPLPRLLNDISMALRNPHLQRQPSHQNQTDRVQERKSERLLSRPSFSRGVSSEFQNLMMRDLNSSIDITRLPSPTSGVSSGGVMPSRAQLSFQDRDHPHRTSKDVFYVTRPPLARSSPAYCTSSSDITEPDPKDSTMNSVSYLQSVAMLNSSQASITGMGSFGGLSSQGGGGLGSGLSGQLRAGGRLSAGSGGSSMSGGLRLSQLSQMGTTTDSLSQQQQHQAAALRYPLSFQNPLFHLATGTADGPHLHHQHSRAHPPPPLLLAPEPDPGGPHQAYLPQFAHGGFSRSEDLSTLRTGTGHLGQPPIIHSHSYSDDYSRADYARRQISMHGQDNLQQQQLMGMASQTGTSHSSLATPPSTVQPVRQSSMALPPAQRVKSQTSHQLSVSVAAAQAPSAKTRPPSANLSPESGYGGRQQAPRQQLSVKDNTAPGLPHQQSSVRESQGSQGPQGGTTTTIQQSPQQQQPQQPSQQHLLKPSISKQGSGPSPSTLNPPTPANERTVAWVSNMPHLSADITLEANRIDREEYKLKEYSKSMDESRLDRVKEYEEEIHSLKERLIMSHRKLEEYEKRLLSQEQQTSKILSQYQSRLEDSERRLRQQQMEKDSQIKGIINRLMAVEDEIRGGAIAEPKANVRVFTDQGAQHSTLGSADPCVNTEGGRGGGGGGEGGGRGDMTSDPDPTVSPSVIYSTGLPGNGGPSLPPPSYRRPSSSPTPRLHPSPPQNGELRGNNILHSDNHGDD, encoded by the exons GACACGTCTGATGCAAAGCTTCAAAGAGTCCCACTCCCATGAGTCCTTGCTGTCTCCCAGCAGTGCGGCCGAGGCTCTGGACCTCACCCTGGATGAGGACGCCATCATCAAGCCTGTCCACTCCAGCATCCTGGGACAAGAGTACTGCTTCGAG GTGACTACGGCTTCGGGAACCAAGTGCTTTGCATGTCGCTCGgctgcagagagagacaaatggaTCGAGAATCTTCAAAGAGCTGTCAAACCCAACAAG GACAACAGTCGGAGGGTGGACAACGTGCTGAAACTCTGGATCATCGAGGCGCGGGAGCTTCCAGCCAAGAAGCGCTACTATTGCGAGCTTTGTCTGGACGACATGCTTTATGCACGCACCACAAGCAAGCCCCGGACCGACACCGTGTTCTGGGGTGAGCACTTTGAGTTCAACAACCTGCCAGCCGTACGCAACCTACGCCTTCATCTTTACAAGGAGACTGACAAAAAGAGACGCAAG GAGAAGAGCACATACTTGGGGCTGGTCAGCATCCCCATCTCCAGCATCACAGGTCGGCAGTTTGTGGAGCAGTGGTACCCCGTCATTCAGCCTAGTGTCTTGGCCAAGGGGCAAGTGGGGGGCAAGATCATTAATGCCTCCCTACGCCTCAAGTCCCGCTACCAGACCATGAGCATCCTGCCTATGGAGCTGTACAAGGAGTTTGCGGAGTACGTCACCAACAACTACCGGACCCTGTGTGCAGTGCTGGAACCTCTGCTAAGTGTGAAGAGTAAAGAAGAGGTGGCCTGTGCCTTGGTACATATACTGCAGAGCACAGGGAAAGCAAAG GATTTTCTGTCGGACATGGCAATGTGTGAGGTAGACAGATTCATTGACAGAGAACATCTTATCTTCAGAGAGAACACTCTGGCCACCAAAGCCATAGAAGAGTACCTCAAGCTGATTGGACATAAGTACCTCAAGGATGCAATAG GCGAGTTCATAAGGGCACTATACGAGTCAGAAGAGAACTGCGAGGTGGACCCGATGAGGACACCACCTTCCGTTCTTCCGGATCACCAAGCCAATCTCCGCATGTGCTGCGAACTGGCACTCTGCAAGATTGTCAACTCACATTG TGTGTTCCCTAGGGAGCTGAAGGAGGTGTTCGCGTCTTGGAGGGTGCGCTgtgcagagagggggagagaagacaTTGCAGACCGCCTAATCAGTGGCTCCCTCTTCCTACGCTTCCTGTGTCCGGCGGTTATGTCCCCGTCCCTCTTCAACCTGACACAGGAGTACCCTGACGAGCAGACGTCACGCACGCTCACCCTGATTGCCAAAGTTGTGCAGAACCTGGCAAACTTCTCAAA GTTTGGCAGTAAAGAGGAGTACATGTGCTTCATGAATGAGTTCTTAGAGATGGAGTGGGGCTCCATGCAGCAGTTCCTTTATGAGATCTCCAACCTGGACAGTGTGAGCAACGCAGGGGGCTTTGAGGGCTACATCGACCTGGGCAGGGAGCTATCCATACTGCACAGCCTCCTCTGGGAGGTCATGGCTCAGCTCAGCAAG tcttctaaccctaacccacaggATGCCATTATCAAACTGGGTCCCTTACCCCGCCTCTTGAATGACATCAGCATGGCCCTCCGTAACCCCCACCTGCAGAGGCAGCCGAGCCATCAGAACCAGACAGATAGAGTCCAGGAGAGAAAGTCGGAGCGGCTGCTCTCACGACCCAGCTTCAGCAGGGGAGTCtcctcagagttccagaatctCATGATGAGGGATCTCAACAG CTCCATAGATATCACTCGCTTGCCTTCCCCTACCTCTGGTGTTTCCAGTGGTGGTGTCATGCCGTCTCGTGCTCAGCTCAGTTTCCAAGACCGTGATCACCCACATCGAACCTCCAAAGATGTTTTCTATGTAACCCGCCCTCCGTTGGCCCGGTCCAGCCCTGCCTACTGCACCAGTAGCTCTGATATCACTGAACCAGACCCAAAG GACTCCACAATGAACAGCGTGTCTTACCTGCAGTCGGTGGCCATGctcaactcctcccaggcctccATCACCGGCATGGGCAGCTTCGGAGGGCTCAGCAGCCAGGGTGGCGGAGGTCTGGGCTCAGGCCTTAGTGGCCAGCTCCGGGCCGGGGGCCGCCTTTCGGCCGGCTCAGGGGGATCCAGCATGTCAGGGGGTCTCCGGCTGAGCCAGCTGAGCCAGATGGGCACCACCACCGACTCGCTgtcccagcagcagcagcaccagGCCGCCGCCCTGAGATACCCGCTCTCCTTCCAGAACCCCCTGTTTCACCTGGCCACCGGCACGGCGGACGgaccccacctccaccaccagcaCAGCAGGGCCCATCCCCCGCCGCCCCTGCTCCTGGCCCCGGAGCCTGACCCCGGCGGCCCCCACCAGGCCTACCTCCCCCAGTTTGCCCACGGGGGGTTCTCCCGCAGTGAGGACCTGTCCACCCTGAGGACAGGGACGGGGCACCTGGGGCAGCCACCCATCATCCACTCACACAGCTACAGCGATGACTACAGCAGGGCCGACTACGCTCGCCGACAAATATCCATGCATGGGCAG GATAATCTCCAACAGCAACAGCTGATGGGCATGGCGTCTCAGACAGGTACCTCCCACTCTTCCCTGGCCACACCCCCCTCCACAGTCCAGCCTGTGCGCCAGAGCTCAATGGCTCTGCCTCCCGCCCAACGGGTCAAGTCTCAGACCTCCCATCAGCTGTCTGTCAGCGTGGCTGCCGCACAAGCACCCTCTGCTAAGACACGACCACCCAGCGCTAACCTATCACCCGAGTCAGGTTATGGAGGCCGGCAACAGGCGCCGCGGCAACAGCTGTCGGTCAAAGACAACACAGCCCCTGGACTGCCGCACCAGCAGAGCTCTGTCAGGGAGAGCCAGGGCTCCCAGGGGCCACAGGGTGGCACTACAACAACCATACAGCAATCACCGCAGCAACAGCAGCCACAGCAACCGTCCCAGCAACACCTGCTGAAACCTTCCATCAGTAAACAG GGTTCTGGCCCGTCGCCCTCAACCCTCAACCCCCCCACTCCTGCCAATGAGAGAACAGTCGCCTGGGTCTCCAACATGCCTCACCTTTCAGCAGACATCACTCTGGAGGCTAACCGCATCGACCGCGAAGAGTATAAGCTGAAAGAGTACTCCAAGAGCATGGATGAGTCTCGCTTAGACAGG GTAAAGGAGTATGAGGAGGAGATCCACTCCCTAAAAGAGCGTCTGATCATGTCCCACAGGAAGCTAGAAGAGTATGAGAAGAGGCTCCTCTCTCAGGAGCAGCAGACCAGTAAGATCCTCTCGCAGTACCAGAGTCGCCTGGAGGATAGTGAGAGGAGGCTACGACAACAGCAAATGGAGAAAGACTCCCAAATTAAAGGAATAATCAACAG actTATGGCTGTTGAGGATGAGATAAGGGGAGGAGCCATCGCTGAGCCGAAAGCTAACGTTAGAGTCTTTACTGATCAG GGGGCCCAGCATTCCACCCTGGGTTCAGCAGACCCCTGTGTGAATACTgaaggtggaagaggaggaggaggaggaggagaaggaggaggaagaggagacatgACTTCTGATCCTGACCCGACAGTCTCTCCTTCGGTCATCTACTCCACCGGTTTGCCCGGGAATGGAGGCCCTTCGCTCCCCCCACCAAGCTACCGTagaccctcctcctcccccactcctcGTCTACACCCCAGCCCACCCCAGAACGGAGAGCTCCGTGGCAACAACATCCTCCACAGTGACAACCACGGAGACGACTGA
- the syngap1b gene encoding synaptic Ras GTPase activating protein 1b isoform X3: MLDQEEVHPLLMRERRSESHRNKLLRRTVSVPVEGRHHPEMENARTRRKSIANVKQPSMETPPTAPPQPFRQSSFLSRRLKGSIKRAKSQPKLDRTSSFRHMILPRFRSADQDRTRLMQSFKESHSHESLLSPSSAAEALDLTLDEDAIIKPVHSSILGQEYCFEVTTASGTKCFACRSAAERDKWIENLQRAVKPNKDNSRRVDNVLKLWIIEARELPAKKRYYCELCLDDMLYARTTSKPRTDTVFWGEHFEFNNLPAVRNLRLHLYKETDKKRRKEKSTYLGLVSIPISSITGRQFVEQWYPVIQPSVLAKGQVGGKIINASLRLKSRYQTMSILPMELYKEFAEYVTNNYRTLCAVLEPLLSVKSKEEVACALVHILQSTGKAKDFLSDMAMCEVDRFIDREHLIFRENTLATKAIEEYLKLIGHKYLKDAIGEFIRALYESEENCEVDPMRTPPSVLPDHQANLRMCCELALCKIVNSHCVFPRELKEVFASWRVRCAERGREDIADRLISGSLFLRFLCPAVMSPSLFNLTQEYPDEQTSRTLTLIAKVVQNLANFSKFGSKEEYMCFMNEFLEMEWGSMQQFLYEISNLDSVSNAGGFEGYIDLGRELSILHSLLWEVMAQLSKVGRIRDAIIKLGPLPRLLNDISMALRNPHLQRQPSHQNQTDRVQERKSERLLSRPSFSRGVSSEFQNLMMRDLNSSIDITRLPSPTSGVSSGGVMPSRAQLSFQDRDHPHRTSKDVFYVTRPPLARSSPAYCTSSSDITEPDPKDSTMNSVSYLQSVAMLNSSQASITGMGSFGGLSSQGGGGLGSGLSGQLRAGGRLSAGSGGSSMSGGLRLSQLSQMGTTTDSLSQQQQHQAAALRYPLSFQNPLFHLATGTADGPHLHHQHSRAHPPPPLLLAPEPDPGGPHQAYLPQFAHGGFSRSEDLSTLRTGTGHLGQPPIIHSHSYSDDYSRADYARRQISMHGQDNLQQQQLMGMASQTGTSHSSLATPPSTVQPVRQSSMALPPAQRVKSQTSHQLSVSVAAAQAPSAKTRPPSANLSPESGYGGRQQAPRQQLSVKDNTAPGLPHQQSSVRESQGSQGPQGGTTTTIQQSPQQQQPQQPSQQHLLKPSISKQGSGPSPSTLNPPTPANERTVAWVSNMPHLSADITLEANRIDREEYKLKEYSKSMDESRLDRVKEYEEEIHSLKERLIMSHRKLEEYEKRLLSQEQQTSKILSQYQSRLEDSERRLRQQQMEKDSQIKGIINRLMAVEDEIRGGAIAEPKANVRVFTDQGAQHSTLGSADPCVNTEGGRGGGGGGEGGGRGDMTSDPDPTVSPSVIYSTGLPGNGGPSLPPPSYRRPSSSPTPRLHPSPPQNGELRGNNILHSDNHGDD; the protein is encoded by the exons GACACGTCTGATGCAAAGCTTCAAAGAGTCCCACTCCCATGAGTCCTTGCTGTCTCCCAGCAGTGCGGCCGAGGCTCTGGACCTCACCCTGGATGAGGACGCCATCATCAAGCCTGTCCACTCCAGCATCCTGGGACAAGAGTACTGCTTCGAG GTGACTACGGCTTCGGGAACCAAGTGCTTTGCATGTCGCTCGgctgcagagagagacaaatggaTCGAGAATCTTCAAAGAGCTGTCAAACCCAACAAG GACAACAGTCGGAGGGTGGACAACGTGCTGAAACTCTGGATCATCGAGGCGCGGGAGCTTCCAGCCAAGAAGCGCTACTATTGCGAGCTTTGTCTGGACGACATGCTTTATGCACGCACCACAAGCAAGCCCCGGACCGACACCGTGTTCTGGGGTGAGCACTTTGAGTTCAACAACCTGCCAGCCGTACGCAACCTACGCCTTCATCTTTACAAGGAGACTGACAAAAAGAGACGCAAG GAGAAGAGCACATACTTGGGGCTGGTCAGCATCCCCATCTCCAGCATCACAGGTCGGCAGTTTGTGGAGCAGTGGTACCCCGTCATTCAGCCTAGTGTCTTGGCCAAGGGGCAAGTGGGGGGCAAGATCATTAATGCCTCCCTACGCCTCAAGTCCCGCTACCAGACCATGAGCATCCTGCCTATGGAGCTGTACAAGGAGTTTGCGGAGTACGTCACCAACAACTACCGGACCCTGTGTGCAGTGCTGGAACCTCTGCTAAGTGTGAAGAGTAAAGAAGAGGTGGCCTGTGCCTTGGTACATATACTGCAGAGCACAGGGAAAGCAAAG GATTTTCTGTCGGACATGGCAATGTGTGAGGTAGACAGATTCATTGACAGAGAACATCTTATCTTCAGAGAGAACACTCTGGCCACCAAAGCCATAGAAGAGTACCTCAAGCTGATTGGACATAAGTACCTCAAGGATGCAATAG GCGAGTTCATAAGGGCACTATACGAGTCAGAAGAGAACTGCGAGGTGGACCCGATGAGGACACCACCTTCCGTTCTTCCGGATCACCAAGCCAATCTCCGCATGTGCTGCGAACTGGCACTCTGCAAGATTGTCAACTCACATTG TGTGTTCCCTAGGGAGCTGAAGGAGGTGTTCGCGTCTTGGAGGGTGCGCTgtgcagagagggggagagaagacaTTGCAGACCGCCTAATCAGTGGCTCCCTCTTCCTACGCTTCCTGTGTCCGGCGGTTATGTCCCCGTCCCTCTTCAACCTGACACAGGAGTACCCTGACGAGCAGACGTCACGCACGCTCACCCTGATTGCCAAAGTTGTGCAGAACCTGGCAAACTTCTCAAA GTTTGGCAGTAAAGAGGAGTACATGTGCTTCATGAATGAGTTCTTAGAGATGGAGTGGGGCTCCATGCAGCAGTTCCTTTATGAGATCTCCAACCTGGACAGTGTGAGCAACGCAGGGGGCTTTGAGGGCTACATCGACCTGGGCAGGGAGCTATCCATACTGCACAGCCTCCTCTGGGAGGTCATGGCTCAGCTCAGCAAGGTAGGGAGGATCAGG gATGCCATTATCAAACTGGGTCCCTTACCCCGCCTCTTGAATGACATCAGCATGGCCCTCCGTAACCCCCACCTGCAGAGGCAGCCGAGCCATCAGAACCAGACAGATAGAGTCCAGGAGAGAAAGTCGGAGCGGCTGCTCTCACGACCCAGCTTCAGCAGGGGAGTCtcctcagagttccagaatctCATGATGAGGGATCTCAACAG CTCCATAGATATCACTCGCTTGCCTTCCCCTACCTCTGGTGTTTCCAGTGGTGGTGTCATGCCGTCTCGTGCTCAGCTCAGTTTCCAAGACCGTGATCACCCACATCGAACCTCCAAAGATGTTTTCTATGTAACCCGCCCTCCGTTGGCCCGGTCCAGCCCTGCCTACTGCACCAGTAGCTCTGATATCACTGAACCAGACCCAAAG GACTCCACAATGAACAGCGTGTCTTACCTGCAGTCGGTGGCCATGctcaactcctcccaggcctccATCACCGGCATGGGCAGCTTCGGAGGGCTCAGCAGCCAGGGTGGCGGAGGTCTGGGCTCAGGCCTTAGTGGCCAGCTCCGGGCCGGGGGCCGCCTTTCGGCCGGCTCAGGGGGATCCAGCATGTCAGGGGGTCTCCGGCTGAGCCAGCTGAGCCAGATGGGCACCACCACCGACTCGCTgtcccagcagcagcagcaccagGCCGCCGCCCTGAGATACCCGCTCTCCTTCCAGAACCCCCTGTTTCACCTGGCCACCGGCACGGCGGACGgaccccacctccaccaccagcaCAGCAGGGCCCATCCCCCGCCGCCCCTGCTCCTGGCCCCGGAGCCTGACCCCGGCGGCCCCCACCAGGCCTACCTCCCCCAGTTTGCCCACGGGGGGTTCTCCCGCAGTGAGGACCTGTCCACCCTGAGGACAGGGACGGGGCACCTGGGGCAGCCACCCATCATCCACTCACACAGCTACAGCGATGACTACAGCAGGGCCGACTACGCTCGCCGACAAATATCCATGCATGGGCAG GATAATCTCCAACAGCAACAGCTGATGGGCATGGCGTCTCAGACAGGTACCTCCCACTCTTCCCTGGCCACACCCCCCTCCACAGTCCAGCCTGTGCGCCAGAGCTCAATGGCTCTGCCTCCCGCCCAACGGGTCAAGTCTCAGACCTCCCATCAGCTGTCTGTCAGCGTGGCTGCCGCACAAGCACCCTCTGCTAAGACACGACCACCCAGCGCTAACCTATCACCCGAGTCAGGTTATGGAGGCCGGCAACAGGCGCCGCGGCAACAGCTGTCGGTCAAAGACAACACAGCCCCTGGACTGCCGCACCAGCAGAGCTCTGTCAGGGAGAGCCAGGGCTCCCAGGGGCCACAGGGTGGCACTACAACAACCATACAGCAATCACCGCAGCAACAGCAGCCACAGCAACCGTCCCAGCAACACCTGCTGAAACCTTCCATCAGTAAACAG GGTTCTGGCCCGTCGCCCTCAACCCTCAACCCCCCCACTCCTGCCAATGAGAGAACAGTCGCCTGGGTCTCCAACATGCCTCACCTTTCAGCAGACATCACTCTGGAGGCTAACCGCATCGACCGCGAAGAGTATAAGCTGAAAGAGTACTCCAAGAGCATGGATGAGTCTCGCTTAGACAGG GTAAAGGAGTATGAGGAGGAGATCCACTCCCTAAAAGAGCGTCTGATCATGTCCCACAGGAAGCTAGAAGAGTATGAGAAGAGGCTCCTCTCTCAGGAGCAGCAGACCAGTAAGATCCTCTCGCAGTACCAGAGTCGCCTGGAGGATAGTGAGAGGAGGCTACGACAACAGCAAATGGAGAAAGACTCCCAAATTAAAGGAATAATCAACAG actTATGGCTGTTGAGGATGAGATAAGGGGAGGAGCCATCGCTGAGCCGAAAGCTAACGTTAGAGTCTTTACTGATCAG GGGGCCCAGCATTCCACCCTGGGTTCAGCAGACCCCTGTGTGAATACTgaaggtggaagaggaggaggaggaggaggagaaggaggaggaagaggagacatgACTTCTGATCCTGACCCGACAGTCTCTCCTTCGGTCATCTACTCCACCGGTTTGCCCGGGAATGGAGGCCCTTCGCTCCCCCCACCAAGCTACCGTagaccctcctcctcccccactcctcGTCTACACCCCAGCCCACCCCAGAACGGAGAGCTCCGTGGCAACAACATCCTCCACAGTGACAACCACGGAGACGACTGA